The Aquisalimonas asiatica genome includes the window GTTCTGCTTGTAGACATCGAGGGTCAGGTCGGGGCAATGCCGCAGGGCTTCCTGTAGGAGGCGTCGGCCGATGCCAAGGCCCTGGTGGCCGGGCGCGACGAACAGCGCCGCAAGCTGTTTCTCGTGGAGAGAAAAGAAGCCGCGGATGGTTTCGTCGGCCGTCTCCACATACGTGTCAGAGCCAGGGATGTAGATCTCGCGCATGTCGTCTGCCCGAGCATGCCAGAACGCCGGATCGATGAAGTGATGGGCTGCGATGGAGGCGTCGAGCCAGATCTGGATGATTGCGTCGAGATCGTCGGGCCGGAAGCGGCGGATCATGTTCCTTCTCCTTTGCTGTACACATCGATCAGCGTGTCGTGCCGCTTGAGGTTCTCTCGAACCTGGGCAGTGTAGCCGACACGTCCAACGTGGCACCTCGGTGTGAAGATCTGCGAGGCCGGCTGGACTTTTCGGTCGGGCGCGTCTTTGCTTCACCGTAGGCAGACCTTGCCATGAGCGGCCGAGGGAGGGCGGTGATGACGCAGCACAGGATTTTCGCGATGCCGTTTGCCAGGATTTATAGCGCCTATCTGCAGAAGGCGGAACGAAAGAACCGCATGCAAGACGAGGTCGACGAGGTTGTATGCTGGCTAACGGGGTATACCCGGTCAGGGTTGGCGGAGCAGGTCGAGAAGGGCATCGATGTCGAGACCTTCTTTGCCGAGGCGCCCGCATTCCATCCGCATGCCCCGCTGATCAAAGGCGTCGTATGTGGCGTTCGCGTGGAAGATGTTGAAGATCCGCTGATGCGGAAAATACGCTACCTCGACAAGCTGATTGATGAGCTTGCAAAAGGGAAGGCAATGGAGAAGATTCTGCGGTGAGGGTAATCGGACGACGATCGTGACGTCATAAGCGAAGGAGAGCAACTATGACAACGGAGCAGGTCGAGACGCTTCTGGACGATGTTCGCCATCTGGGCGAGGCGCAGCACGCGATCATGTTGCGGGTGCGCGAGCTGGTCCTGTCAGCCGGTCCGGATGTGTCCGAGGAAGTGAAGTATGGCGGCGTTCTTTTCTCCGTGCATTCGCATTTCTGCGGTGTTTTCGCCTACGCGCATCATGTCTCGCTGGAGTTCAGTGAGGGCGCCAGACTGCCCGACCCGCACCACGTGCTTGAGGGCGGCGGAAAACACCGCCGCCACATCAAGCTGCGAGGGGCTGACGATATTTCCGCGAAGCGCGTGGGTGAGTATGTGCGGGCTGCTTACGAGGCGGCGCGGCGGGGTCAGTAACGCGGGTGGTCAGCGCCTTCACTACCGCAGATGTTCGGAGAGTCGATCGATAACCTGCTCATCCTCCGCCATCAAGGCAACATCCATGGGGGTGTATCCATTCTCCAGCTCCGACTGATGCAGGTCGAAGCCTGCGTCAAGAAGCAGTTTCACCGCCTTGCCGTCCCTGAGGGTGATTGCTTGCAGCATTGGATCAAGCCCGTCCTCGTTCGGTTTCTGGAGGTCGGCTCCGGCCTGAATCAGTAACGTCATGATTTCGTGGCGTTTGCACGATGCTGCGGCTAGTAGCGGAGTCATTCCGGTCGCATCCTGCCAGTCGGGTGACGCGCCAGACTCAAGTAGTGCTGAAACAACGTCTGGATGCCCGGCGATGACAGCACCGCTCATTATTTCCGGATCCAGATCCGACCAGTCCGCGTCCTCGGTCCACTCGGCAATTTTCGATGCATCACCGCGTATGGCCGCGTAGTAGATGATGCTTTTGTCGTAGAGCCGGTCGTCTCCGTCGGAGTGCTCGATCATGTCTGCGGCTTCTTTGGGAGCCGTCTCAGGTAAACCCTCGCAGGGGCTTGCCGACGCATTTACGGAAACAAGAAGGGCCGCAACCAGGAGTATTGGGCCGGATATTGAAGAAAACGACTGACATCTGTCCATGATGTATACCTACACGCGTTTGTTGAGGGAGCCGCATCCCCGAGCGGATCCGTTGTCAGGGGCTGGGAGTCATTCCCGGCGCGGTCAGGATACCTCGAACGCATCTGGGTTGCGCTGGATCTTCTCGGTGCTACTCGAGCAAGTCGCCGACCTCGCCCCGCCGAACGGGCGCGCATGGCCGGGCGAGGTCGGCGCAGGCCTCACCTTCCTCCAAAGGTTGGTGCGTAATCCTGGCAGAACCTCAAGAACGTCGTCGGCTCCCGGCCCAGGATGTTCCGGACGTTGTCGGTGATCACGTCGTCGTGGGTTTCGCCGTTTCGGTTACGGCGATTGACGTCTTCGACAAAGCCGGCGAAGTCTTCCGGTACGCCCTGGGCAATCAACCGGCGCCGGAAGCTGTCATCGTCCAGTTCCACGTACCGGATGCGTCGCCCCAGCACCTCGGACAGCACCTCGGCCGCGTGGTGGTGGGTGATGGCCTCGGGGCCGCTGAGCTCGTAGGCGCGGTTGTCATGGCCGGACTCGGTCAGCACCCGGGCAGCAACGTGGCTGACGTCGCGTGTGTCGATCCGGCTTACTCGGGCATCACCGATGGAGTCGTAGAAGGCGTCCTCGTTGCGGATGTCATGGCCCATGAGGGTGATGAAGTTCTGCATCAGGTAGTTGGGACGCAGAAACGTCCAGACCATGCCGGTCTCCTGAATGCGCAGCTCGATCTCCCGGTGCAGTTGGCCGACGATGAAGGTATCCCTGTCCGCCCCGAAGGACGAGACGTAGACGATGCGCCTGACTCCAGCCTCCCGGGCGGCGTCGACCATGGGCTTCTCGTGGGTAACCTGCTGGGACAGCAGAAACAGCGAGTCCACTCCTTCGAGCGCCGGCGACAACGTCTCGGGGCGATCGTAGTCGATGTTGCAGGTCTCCACGCCGTCGGCGTCCAGTGGCCGGACATGGACCGCTGCGCGCACGGGTTCACCTTTTCTTACCAGCTCTCTCAGCAGCTCGGAGCCGATCGTTCCGGATGCGCCTGTTACAAGAATCATGAGGAATCTCCTTGCGGTTGCGTTGCCTGCGATGGGCAACGGTGTCAGGTCAACGACTTCGGCCGAACGGGAAGCCGTTGAGCCCGAGGCTAGCGGTGATGGGCGCACCGGCGCTTCGCGCAGACGGGCCATGAAGCACAATTCGGGGGATGGCCTGTTCGGGCCATGGACGGGTCAGATGAGGCCGGCGGTGGCGGCTTGTGTTGCGGCCGCGGCGCGCGTTGGGGCGTTCAGGCGCAGCAGGATGTTGGCGACATGCCGGTGCACGGTATGCGTGCTGATGCCCAGCGCGGAGGCAATCTCCGCGTCACTCATGCCCTGTCCGACCAGCCGAAGAATCTCGGCCTGTCGCGGCGTGAGCGGCGGTGGTTTGGAGGTGGAGGGCTGCTCAAGCCGGCCGCGGGCGCCCAGGCGTTCCAGGGTGCGCCGTGCGCTGGCTGTCTCGGCCCGGGCACGCTTCGGGCGCTCCAGGGCGGTGAGCACTTCGGCGAGTTCCAGGCGGGCCCGGGCGGCCTCAAAGGGGGTGCCGGTCCGCTCGTAGGCGGCCACCGCATCTTCGAGACAGACAAGGGCATGCTGCATATCACCCGATGCTCGGGAGAGGACGCCAGCGGCAAAGCACGCCGCCCCCTGAAGGGGGCCCGTACCGGCGGCCGAGGCGATGGCCTTGAGTTCATCGGTGGCCCTGGCCGCACGTGCATGGTCACGGTTGGCGGCGTCGATGCGTACCTGAAGCTCCAGAGCGGCGGCACGGCCAAGGCGGTTGCTCGCAGGGATATGGCGCAGGACGGTTGCGACCCGCTCGGCGGCATCCTCAAGGTGTCCGCGATCCACGGCCACCTCGGCCAGACCAAGCATCGCCAGTGGATGCCATTCGTGCGGCAGCATCAGTGCTTCAGCTTCGTCCAGATAGCCCTGGCGGCGGCGCAAGTCCCCCAGGCGAATGGTGGTCTCGGCCGTTTGTGGTGGCCAGCTGACCTGAAAGCAGGCCGCAGCCTCGCTCAGGGTGGACTCCGCCTCCTGCCAGTGGCCGCGGCAGGTCAGGAGCGTCGCGTAATGAGCGCGGCATATCCCCTGGCTGGCCGTGTGCTCGAGCCGCTCGGCGGCGTCGCGCATCATCTCGCACCATTCAGCGGCACGGTGGAAATCGCGGGCCCGTTCGCAGGCGAAGATAAGCCAGCAGAGGACGGGCAGTTCCCAGATCGGCTGTCGTAGCTCTCCACCGAGCACTGCGGCCGCCGCTTCGTCAAGCCGTTGCATGCCGTCATCAATCCGGCCGTCACTCATGAGCGCCAGCCCTTCCATGGCCAGTGCAAGGATGCCGAGGTCGGGGTCGTCGCAAGCCTCCGAGACAGTCAAAGCGGTGCGGGTGCACCGCCCCACATGGTCAGGGTCCTCGTCGTGGCTGAGGGAGGCCCAGCAATCGAACAACGCGAGCCAGCCGTGTTCCGGCACCATCGGGTGGTCCCGCAGCAGGCGATGTGCACGTTGCCTCCACCCGCGGGCGACCGCCAGTTCGCCACGAAAATCCTCGTGGTCCTTGCCGGCCCACATGGCCATGCGTGCGGCGCTGACGGGGTCGTTCTGATTGCGGTACAGCCGGTAGGCGTTCTGCCGGGCCCATAGCACTTCATCACCCGCATCCATGGCCAGTGCGGCCCAGCTCAGGCCTTCGTAGGCTTGCGCACTTTCCCGGGCCTTCAACGCTTCCTTGAATGTGGCGCGGGCCCTCGCCCAGTTACTCTGCTGCAGGGCCTCCTCAGCGCGGCGTAACGGTTCGTCCGGGTCGGCGCCTGACATGGCAGCCTCCGATATCAGCCCGTTCGGTCAAGAGCGAGTGCCTGCGCCCGGTGCGCTGACACGCATCACGCCGCGTCGCCATCCAGTCTGTTGGCGTGAATGCCTCCGCCCTTGAGGATCAGCTTAAGTGAGGTATCGGGGGTGTCCAGAAACGTGAGGTCTTCCTCGGGGTTGCCGTCTACCAGCAGCAGGTCGGCGAGGGCGCCCGGCTCGATGACGCCGAGCTTGCCCTCATAGGGCGCGCGGTCGCCAGAGAGGGCGAGCAGCTCGCCGTTCCCGGCGGTTGCCTTGCGCAGCACGGATAACGGCTCCATCCAGCGCGTGAGTTTGGCCAGCTGCCGGCCCTGTGACTCGGTCTTGCCCGGGCTCATGAGGATGTCGGTGCCGAACCCGGTGCGCACGTTGTGCTTGTCGGCCAGCTCGAAAGCGCGCTCCGTGCCTTCGGCGACTTCCGCCTGCAGCGCCTGGCGGGCAGCGTCGGGGTAGACGTTGGCGTCCTCGTCCTGGAGGAATGGTTGCAGGCTCCACCAGATGTCGTGGTCCGCCATCATGCGCACGGTCTCTTCATCCGCGAGCTGGCCGTGCTCGATGCAACGCACACCGGCACGAATGGCACGCTGAATGCCCCCGGGGGTATACACGTGGACGGTCACGTAGGTGCCCCAGTCGGAGGCGGCATCCACGGCCGCGCGCAGTTCCTGCTCGGTGAACTGGGCGGAATCCAGTGGATCGTAGGGGGATGCCACGCCGCCGCCGGCCATGAGCTTGATCTGGCTGGCGCCGCGCATGAGCTGTTCACGCGTCCGTCGGAGCACGGCGTCGCCACCGTCGGCAATGGCGGCGACGCCGGCCCTTTCCGTGTACGAGAGATCCCCGTCTCCCGCCCTCGGTAGCTCGTTGAGCAGGCGGAAATCGCCATGCCCGGAGGTCTGGCTGATCATTGCCCCGGCCGGGAAGATGCGCGGCCCGGCCATCACGCCTTCGTCGATCGCCTGCTTCAGCGCAAATGCGGGCCCGCCCACGTCGCGCACGGTTGTGAACCCCCGCAGCAGCGTTCGTTCGGCCTCACGGGCGGCCACCAGGTGCACGTAGGCGATGTCGGCGGTCATGGCCGTCACCTGCGACACCCCGCACAGTGTCGAGTGCCAGTGGGCGTCGATCAGCCCCGGCATCAGTACGTGCCCCTGGCAGTCGATCCGGCGCACGTTCTCGGGGGCGGCGTCGGCGGCGATGACGTCCTTGATCCGGTCGCCTCCCACCAGCACGGCGCGCCCCTGCTGCAGTTCCAGGCGGTGGCCATCGAACAGGCGCAGGTTGGTGAGGAGCAGGGGGCGTGGATCGCGTTTGGGAGCCTCTGCCATTAGAAGGGGCGAGGTGCCGAAGCCGGCGTAAAGGCCGACGGCTGCAGCCATGCCGCCCAGGACCATCCGGCGCTGGATGTCCATCTCCAGGCGTCGGAACCCCGCCTGGACCCGGGGGTGACCACATAGGCACTCGAACCCGTGCGCCTGACCACAACACGCGTGCGCTGATGCCGCCATGGTTTCGCTCCCCGTCGTAGCCCCCAGCGGGCTCGTCACAGAAGCTAAGTATTGGCGTAAGTCGGGCGGCGTGCCACGCCGCTGCCTGCTCAGTCCGAGGTACGGTGGCGCGTTCTGGTGCGATGGGCCGGCGTGTCGCAATAGAGCGTGCCGCGGGCCACGCGCTCCAGGTCGATGTGGCGCTCCACGCCGCGCTGCAGTTGATTTGGCGTCGCCGCCAGGGTGGTGCAGGTGTTGCGGTTGGGCCGGCAGAGTTCGACCTGCGCGCCGTTGTAACGGGCTTCGGCCTGGACGCGGCGGGTGCTGCGGTCTATCTCCGGAATGTCGATGACTTTGGTGTCGCCCCGCAGCACGGCGAAGCCGACGGGTTCGGCGGTACGCCAGTCGCCGCCCAGGTAGCCCTCGGCATCCTGCAGCACGCAGTGCACCACTTCGCCCGGCCCGGCGTCGCGCAGGCGCGCTTCGCGGCGGTCCTGTTCCAGTCGTTCCTGCTCCGCGGCCAGGCGGGCGGCCTCGGCACGCCGCGCCCGCTCCTCCTGGTCCAGCTCGGCCTGGTGTTGTCGTGCGTCCAGTTGCTGCTCCGGGCTCAGTCGCGCCCATTCATCCTCAGTCATTCCAAGAGGGTGGGAGGTGGTGGCGCAGCCGGCGAGCAGGGCTATGGACAGGGTGACCAGGGCGAGACGAGTGGCATGCAATGACGTGTCCTCAGGTGAATGGGCGGGTCGCTCAATGGACCGGAGGGATAAGATAATGGAAACTTGATCGAAACACACAATCGAGGGTGCACACGGTGAGAAAGCGGGTAATGGGGGTGTGCCTGGCGGCGACGCTGGGTTCGGCGGCGACTGTCGTGTCTGCATCAGGCGATGACGATCGGCCACTCACGGCGCTGGGTGGGGTCGAATTGCTGATCTCCGGCGCGGACTACGCGACCATCCTCGATCATCTGCTCACAGCCAACACCGGGGTCGAGCCGGAGCATCTCGGCATTGCCTTCCACAACGCCGCGACCGGTGAGCGCCTCGACCGCCAGGAGGTCCGCGAGCTCATGGGGCCTGTGCGGCAGGATGGTGCCTACGAGTTCCTGTCTCTGGCCACGGAGTTTACCGGCGGAGCGTTGCCGTACACCCAGGCGCAACTGGAACTGCTTATGGACGCCGCGTTCGTTGCGAGCATGCGTCAGCCCCCGGACCATATCAGTGTTGAGTATTACGACACCCGCACGGGGCCGGTCGGTGTCGGGGGTGGCGTGTCCGGCCGGGTCCCGGAGCGGTCGGAGGGCACACGGTCGAACGAGTCGGCGCGGGTATCGCCGGAGTCGTATCGACCCGCTACCGAGGCGGAGGTGATCGCCCACTTTGAGCGGTTGAACGTCCGTGTGCCGCAGCGCCCGGGATACGTGGTCCTGCCGCTGATGGCCGGGGCGGCCGACGACGACGCGCTGGACGCGGCGCTGGCGCGGCAGATCGCACGGGCGGAAGCCGCGTTCGATGTGCGTTTCGAGGAACGCATCGCCAAGCTGATCGATGTCAGCCCCGAGGGCGTGCCGCGGGTATCCATGGTCGGGTACTACACCGCTGAAGAAGACGTGCTGCGGGCGTTGGAAGAGGAAATAGACGGGATGTTCTACGAGGCTAACGCAGAGCCGGATGTCCGTTGAGGGTGCAGGAGCTTCAGCCCGGGGGAGTATCCCGGGCTTTGCACCGTAGCCTGTGAGACGCTAGATTCATGGTAAAGGATACCCGGCCACGGAGCGGTTGGGAGGCAGGAGCAGCCGCAGCGCACAGGGATGTCGAGCACACCGGGCCCATGCCCGCCTACCGCTTGCCCCCTGACGTTGCCGCGTTTTCGGCCCGTGACTGTTCATGCCGGGTGGATTGTGGTGTCACAGGGAGAGTGTGCGATGACAGGACGTCAGGCGGAAGTGACGAGCGTTGCGGGCGGGGCGGATGATCCGCTGGTTGCCCCGCATCCCCACAGACAGTTCCGGCTGGAGCTGCCCGATCTTTCCCCGGACGCGCTGGAGGTGGAAACCCTGGCGTGTGATGAGCATGCGGTGGACGCGGATTACCGGTTTGACGTGGCGGTTGTGAGCCGCCAGCCACTGGATGCCAGGGCACTTCTCGGCGCACCGGCTCGGCTGGCACTGGGGCTGGGCGATGCGGCTTCGGTGATCCACGGCGTGGTTGTGGCGGTGGAGCAGATCGGCGAGGGGGATCTGGGCCATGAGGCGCGGTTGCGCCTCCACTCGCCGCTGTGGCTGCTGACCCACGCGGTGCACCACCGCGTATTCCGCAAGCGCACGGCACCGGAGATTGCAACTGAAGTGCTTGAGGCCGCACTGCCAGACGGCGTGCGGGTGGAGGCCGAGGTCGGGCGGGAGTGCCCGCAACAGCCCATGGTGGTGCAGAACGACGAGCCCGACGCGGTGTTTGTCCAGCGTGTGCTGTCACGGGACGGGCTCCTGCTGTTGGTCCGCCAGGAAGCGGACGGTCCGGTGGCAGTTATCCACGACGATCTCGCCCAGGCGGTGGAAGGGTGTCTCGATCTGACCTACCAGCGCCAGAGCGGCCAGGTCCGTGGCGGCGACAACACCGTGCACGCATTGCGCTACTGGGATGCGCTGCAACCGGCCGGCGTGCGTGTTGCCGATTTCGATCCCGCCCATCCCCGGGACAACGCGCCCGGCCTGGTCGAGGGCACCAGCGGCGCCGGCCGGGTGGAGTTGTTCGGGCAGCGTGGCGGCGGGCGCGAGGCCTCTCGCGCGCTCGCCGGCGTGCACCTCGCGGCCTGGGATGCCCAGCGCGAAGGCGTGGAGATCGAGACGGCGTGCCGCCACCTCGGGCCCGGCGTGCGCATCCGGCTCTCCGGCCACCCCGACGATGCCGTCAATGGCGAGTACGTGACTGTCTCTGCCAGCCATCATGGTGATCAGGCGGCGGCACTGAAGGGAGGCGAGGGCGCTGGGCGTCCCACCTACCGCTGTACCGCACGGCTGCTCCCGGTGGCCGTGCCGTATCGGGCCACTCCGGTGGAGCGTCCAGTGGCCGGTGCCGGCCTGCTGGTCGGCGAGGTGGAGGGGAAAGAGTCGGGGCAGGCCCACCTGGATCAGGAAGGCGCCTACCGTGTGCGTCTGGCCCTGGACGAGGGCGACGCCGACACCGCCGAGGCCAGCCCGCCGGTACGTATGGCGCAACCATACGGTGGGGCGGACTACGGCCTGCATTTCCCGCTGCTGCCGAAAACCAGGGTCGCCATGGCGGGGCTGAACGGTGACAGCGAGCGCCCGGTGATTCTGGGGGCGCTTCCGTCGGACAGGCAGCGCCCACCGGTGACCACCGAAAACCCCCACCACCATGTGCTGCGAACGCCCGCGGGCCATGCGTTCTGCCTTGACGACAGGCCGGATAAAACCCGGCTGAGCCTCACCGCCGCCAAGGAGGCGGGCAGTCTCGTGATGGAACAGAGTGAGTCGCAGCGGCGGGTGGCCCTCACCACCGGAGAGGGCAGCATGGAGCTCACCAGCGGTGGCGATCTCACCGTGCGCAGCGGCGGCGACCGGCGCGTCGAGGTGGAGGGCGATTACGTTGCCAGCGTGGTCGGCGATCATACCCTCCGCGCCGAGCGTGGCGCGGTGACGTGGAGCGCGTCCGACCGGCTGGAGCTGTCCACGGACGAGGGGGACCTGCACCAGGAAGCCGTTGAAGGCGATGCCGAGATCAGCGCCGGGGGTGAGCTGCGTGTGGAGGCCGGTGGCGGCCTGACCATGCGCGCCACCGAGGGGGATGCCGCGATGATCGCCGAGGCCGGGGCGCTGGACCTGGAAGTGGACGGCGATCTGGCGCTGGTGAGCACCGGCGACGGCGATATCGTCATCGGCCAGAGCGGCGGACTGCGGATCTGCGGCAACGGCGACGTGGTGCTCGACGGCCAGGACGTCAGCATCAGTGGCGACCGCATTACCTTCACGGCCAGCGACATCGCCGAGAACTGAACGTAACGGTACAGGGAGGTTCCGTCATGGCAGATACACCGTGGTCGCAACCGTGGGGGCGCGTGTGGCTGGGCCAGACCGTTTTCCCGGTCAAGCGTCTGGATGTGCGCGAGTGGGTGTCCAGCCCCTTTCGGGCGTGGGCCTACGTGGTCGTGGGCAAGGGTGAGCAGGCGCCTGCCCGCACCGACGTCATCGGGCAGCCGGCCCACCTGGAGTGGGGCAACGGCGATTGGGGGCGGCGGTGCCGTGGGGGTGTGGTCACCTGGCTGCGTGGCGGTGACTGCGCGCAGACGGGGCGGCGCTATTTCGAGCTGACCATCGAGCCCCGCCTCACACAGCTTGCCCGGGGGCGGGCCACGCGCCTGTTTACCGCCGTGGAGCACCGGGAGTTGGTGGCCCATCTGCTGCACCGGGCCGGTTATCCCGCCCCGGCCATGGAGTGGTATGGCGACACCCTTGAACGGCGCAGGCACCTGCTGCAGGCCGAGGAGAGCGATCTTGATCTGCTGCAGCGCGTGCTGGCGCGGGCCGGCGTCTGTTACGCCTGGGGCGACGGCGCCGACGAGAGCATCCGGTTCGTGGAGGACCCGCGGGACTTCCCGTTACACGCGCAGACTGCCGTGTTGTCGCCGCAGTCTGCGGCGCCGGGGGCGCACGGGCTCGATCGACACACCCTCGTGCGCCAGCTTGCGGTGCCGCCCGCCGCCCCGGTGGCGCCTCGGATGCTTGAGGATGCACAGCGGCTGCGCACCGTGAGGCGCCAGCGCGCCGATGCGGCGACCTGCCGCCTGCAGGCGTCCGGCCCGAGGGCCGACCTGAGCGCCGGTGATCGGCTGAAAGTCGCCAGTGATGACGGGCCTGATGTCCCGTATCTCCTTGTTCACACACACCACCGCCTGAACCTTGATCGCAGTGGTGAACAGGTGCCCGGGGGCCATCGGGTCAGCCTGGAGGCGGTGCCGGAGTGGGACGACGGCCACGAACGCATCTACCGCCCGCCGGAGCCGCCCAAAGTGGCGCGGCCATTGGCAATGAGCGCGGAGATCGTATCCCGGTCGACCCGAGGTCCCGAGGCCTACCCGGGCGGCGGCGCCCGGCTTCGCCTGGCGCAGGATGAGCAGCCCTCGGGCGAGCTGCCGCGGGTGACGCCATTCAACGGGCGGGGGAGCAGCCGGTCGGGCTGGTACACCCCCCTGGCGGGCGGTAACCGTGTGCTGGTGTCGTGCCTGGACCACGACCCGGACGCCCCGGTTATCCTCGGCGTCCTGCCCACCGCCAGGAGCCGCGATCAGGCCGCCCGCACCACGGGGCGCGACGGGGCGTGGGTATCCGCGGCCGGTCAGGGTCTGACGGTCACGTCGGCCGGCGTCCGCGTGCCGGAGCACACGCACCTCACCCTGCATTCGCCGGGCGCGGACAACTGCCTCCAGTTCCGGGTGGAGGACGAGCGCGTGAGTGATCTCGTGCGGCTGGCCAGCGAGAAGGGTTTGTTGAACCTGGAGTGTGGCGGCGATCTGCTCGAGCGCATCGGTGGTGACCGCCGGGACGACGTCGCCGGCGACGACACGCTCACCGTAAACGAGAGCGTGACCGTGGCCGGTGAGGCGGGCGTCTACGTGCGCGCGGCGCAGTCCATCAACCTGACGGGTGGTTCCGGGGTGCGCGTGGCCAGCGGCGGGGCACTGCAGCTGCGCGCGGGCAAGGGCGTGACGCTGCGTGGCGCGGCCGGCACGCGGGTCCGTCTCTCCGGCGGTGACGGCGTCTGGCAGACGCTCGGCGGGGATCTGCAGCTCCAGGCTGCTGGCCCGATCCGCCTCCGCTCTCACCGCGGGACGATCACCCTCACCAACGCATCCCGGTCCGCGGGGCTGTCGGTGGACAGCGGCGGCAGCACGGCCTTGTGGGGTGGGGATGTCACCCTGCGGGCAAGCGGCAGCTTGGTCATGCAGGGGGATGTGGACTACAACACCGGTGGGCCGATCCCGGTCGAGCCGGTGGTGGTCAAGCCATCGGAGTGCGCGGATCTGACCAAAGTGGCCGCGGAAGGCGCCATGGACATTGAACCAACGGAGTGGTGACAGCGATGCCGGGTACGGAGCCGGAGAGAATGGTCAGGCCTCAGGAGACGCGGCAACTGCGCTTTCGCGCCCGCCGCGCCGAGGACGGCGACGTGGCGACTGTGTCCGTCTACTGCGTGGACGGCAACGGGGATCGCAGGGGCGATCCGATCACGGAGAAGGAGGTGGAGCTGCGGTCCGGGCAGACCGACTACGTCGCCGAGGTCACCCT containing:
- a CDS encoding contractile injection system protein, VgrG/Pvc8 family — translated: MADTPWSQPWGRVWLGQTVFPVKRLDVREWVSSPFRAWAYVVVGKGEQAPARTDVIGQPAHLEWGNGDWGRRCRGGVVTWLRGGDCAQTGRRYFELTIEPRLTQLARGRATRLFTAVEHRELVAHLLHRAGYPAPAMEWYGDTLERRRHLLQAEESDLDLLQRVLARAGVCYAWGDGADESIRFVEDPRDFPLHAQTAVLSPQSAAPGAHGLDRHTLVRQLAVPPAAPVAPRMLEDAQRLRTVRRQRADAATCRLQASGPRADLSAGDRLKVASDDGPDVPYLLVHTHHRLNLDRSGEQVPGGHRVSLEAVPEWDDGHERIYRPPEPPKVARPLAMSAEIVSRSTRGPEAYPGGGARLRLAQDEQPSGELPRVTPFNGRGSSRSGWYTPLAGGNRVLVSCLDHDPDAPVILGVLPTARSRDQAARTTGRDGAWVSAAGQGLTVTSAGVRVPEHTHLTLHSPGADNCLQFRVEDERVSDLVRLASEKGLLNLECGGDLLERIGGDRRDDVAGDDTLTVNESVTVAGEAGVYVRAAQSINLTGGSGVRVASGGALQLRAGKGVTLRGAAGTRVRLSGGDGVWQTLGGDLQLQAAGPIRLRSHRGTITLTNASRSAGLSVDSGGSTALWGGDVTLRASGSLVMQGDVDYNTGGPIPVEPVVVKPSECADLTKVAAEGAMDIEPTEW